GTAAAGTAGATTTGGCGTATGGAAACGGTCTTAGAATGGATATTTGGaccaagttgaagaagcgGTTTGGAATAAAAGCCGTGGGAGAGTTTTATGCATCGTCAGAATCTCCATTTGCCACTACTTGTCGTGAAGTTAATGGAAACGGAGTGGGCGCCATTCGTAACAACGGATATTTGGCTGATAGATTTCTTACTAAGGCTATGTATACGTTGGTTCGTATGCAGAAGGATGACGACAATATGATTTATCGTAATGCACAGGGATTATGCGAAGAGCCAGCTGCTAATGAGAAGGGAGAGATGATTACGAAGATTTTGAACCCTAGAAGAATCGAGACTACATTCCCCGGTTATGTTAATAACAACGAGGCCACTTATTCGAAGGTTATCCGAAATGTTTTCCACAAGGGAGACGCATGGGTTCGGTCTGACGACTTGATGAAACGTGATGAAATTGGCAATGTATACTTCGTGGACCGGCTGGGAGATACTTACAGATGGAAGTCAGAGAATGTGAGTACTACGGAGGTTGAGAACGAGATTTTGGCATTGGACGATATCGAGTATTGCGTAGTGGTTGGATGTAAAGTGAAGGATCACGAGGGAAGATGTGGCTATATTGTGTTGCAGACTAAGAGAGATAATCAGGAAaccgaagaagagaagaaggagttgTTAGACAAGCTTGCTGATAGAGTTTTCCAGCATCTCCCCCACTTTGCGAGACCATGTTTTGTTAGATTTGATCAGATCGAGATGACTTCAAGCCATAAGATCAGCAAGAAACGATTCAGAAACCCTGTCCTACCAGCCGGACCAAATGGAAACCAAGAGATCTACTACTTAGATACAAAGGGCAAGCAGTACAAGCCATTGAATGCAGAACTCTTTGAACAGATCATCAAGCAGGAGATTAGAATCTAGCGCTACGTCAGAATCTCCTTTAGTGCGGCATACATCTGTTATCGGAAAAATTTTCGGTGTCAAATAATATATACATCTTAGAATTTAATACTTATagtttgaaaattttcacttttgGATGACTCAGGactgaaagaaaaagtggTGTAAATAAACATGTCAGTAAGTATGGATAGATCGATCCACATAGGTGCATTGGTGGGCTTTCAGTGGGCTTTTAGTGGGGTTTGGTGGTTTTTAGTGAGGTTTTGGTGAGATTCTAGCGAGGTTCTATAGTGAAGTTTTAGCGAAGCCTTTAAAGAGGCTTTAGCGAAGCCTTTAGCGAAGCCTTTAGCGAAGCCTTTGAAGATTTCCGTATTCTCATTTTCTCTCGCTACTTCGTTCCTCCTCTATTTTTAATACTAACAATGCAGTCCTCTTCACACATGTTCATGGAAAACCCCCATGTGGGAGACAGATCAAGAGTGGAAGATTGGCGTATCACTGGTTACAATCCTCTAACACCTCCGGACCTTCTACAGTCGCAATACCCTCTTAATCCAAAGTGTGAGAAGACGATCTtggaaggaagagaaaaagcatGCGATATTATTAATGGTAAGGACGATAGACTATTGATTATTGTTGGTCCTTGTTCTCTTCATGATCCAGTTGCTGCCGTTGATTACTGCAATAGGCTAAGTAAGCTAAGtgagtctttgaagaaggatcTACATATCGTGATGCGTGCTTACTTGGAGAAGCCAAGAACCACTGTTGGTTGGAAGGGATTGATCAACGATCCTGATATTGATGGTACTTTCAAGATCAACAAGGGTCTTAGAATTTCCAGAGAACTGTTCGTTAAGCTCACTGAGAAGCTGCCTATTGCTGGAGAGATGCTTGATACCATTTCTCCTCAATTTTTATCTGACTGCTTCTCTGTTGGTGCCATTGGTGCCAGAACTACCGAGTCTCAGCTTCACAGAGAGTTGGCTTCTGGTTTATCGTTCCCCGTGGGATTTAAAAACGGTACTGATGGTACTCTCAGCGTTGCTATTGATGCTATCCGTGCTGCAGctcatcctcatcactTTCTTTCCGTCACAAAACCCGGTGTTGTAGCTATTGTTGCCACCGAGGGAAACAAGGACACCTTTGTCATTCTTAGAGGTGGAAAGCACGGCACCAACTATGACGAAGAAAACGTCAAACTTGCGCAGGCAGCTCTAGAAAAGGCCAAGACAGTCAAGCCTGGTGAGGCACGTATTATGGTAGACTGTTCACATGGAAATTCTCAGAAAAACCACAAGAACCAGCCAATAGTTGCTGCTGAGGTCGGCAGACAGGTTTCTAATGGATCTACTCACATCTGTGGTCTTATGATCGAGTCTAATATCGTGGAAGGACGTCAAGACGTaccagaagaaggtggaagCGATAAGTTGAAGTATGGATGCTCAATCACTGATGCTTGTATATCCTGGGAGGATACCATTAAGGTGTTGAACAAATTGGCTGAGTCTGTGAGATCCAGGAGAAAGGTCGTTGCAGCTACTAAGTAACTTAGTCATTATTTTCATGTCTTAACTATTCTATATATCTATGTATATGATTTGagtatcttttcttcttccctaCAACATATTACCTAGTACGGTAGCCGCCACTTTGACTCCTGGACTTATGTGTCTATCATGCCTTTGAAAATCTTTAAGAGTCATGACTGAAGTATGTTTGCACAAGTGGTCCACCtcctttttcattttggCCTTTAATTCCGAGTCCTTAGTAATTACTATTGCATTAATCTCCAAGTCTAGTGAATAAGCCCGTTTAGTGTAGTTCGAAGAGCCTATCACTGTGATACTCGGTTCACTTTCACCAGGCAGATTGATCCAAATACCCTTGGCATGGTAAGACCAACCATTAGGCTGATGAATGATACCATTCTGCCATTCTAGAAGTCGAACTTTATCTCCTCTTCCTGCTTTAGTGACTTTTTCCAAAAACTTCTTGGCATTGTATAGATATGCAGGAGGAACGTATCTGGAGACACCCTTGGATTTATAGAAAGAGTTCGCTTCAGGTGCTGCCGTTATGATATTACCGGATGCCTGAGAATGACATATTCTATCCAGAATATCTCGATGCATGTTGAAATAACCGGCAGTAAAGGTGAAGCTTGCCGATTTGTCGTCCAAAAACGACAAGATCCGAAGAATCGCCGGTTTTTCTGTACTGAAATCTGGTTCTAAAAGAGGAGTAAACGAAGAAACAGCATAGACAACGGTATCAGGAGCTGTCTCATGTAGCTCTAATAAAGTACTGCCACAATGAGACTTTAACACTGGATTCAACACTCTATTACAATCTTTAATGTATCTTTCCACATTAAGAAGAGGCTCAGAAGCCTTGTTTGAAGAGTTCCACCGCAATAAATACTTCTGCTTATTATCAGCAGGCAATAATTGGTAACTAAGCGAACTAACAGCATCTTGAACACCAAGATAATAGTCAGACATCGGCTTGGAACTAAAGATATAGTATCTATCTTGACGATTAGTGAAGTAATCTTGCGAAAGATTGGCACCACTAAGCATCACCTGATCATCAAAGCCATAAATTTTCATATGTTGCAATCCGAAACCTTCGTTGAACCGTTTGGGTATCAACATTTTGAGAAGCCCATGTAGTTTAGGAGTATGATATAATCGAACGTCAATTCTATCCCCAAATCGAGATACCAACGGAGCCAACAAACTGGCAGTCGAATCATCAGGCGAGTCACGTGTTGAACGAAGGCAATCTAATAGAATTTTCACTTGTAGCTTGGGAGTCTTCTGCATAGCGTCCGCTATACAAGCAACCAATTCATTTTGATGGTTTCCAATGTAAAGTGACGATAAAAAGACCCTGGATTGAGCTGCCCGAATCTTGTTTTTGAGAGTGGTATAGAAGTCATCGGGGTGATCTAGAATCTCGATTTGCGAACTCTTGATCTCAAATCGAGGTGCTAACGaatcaagttgatgaagagtgGCTCCTAATTGAGGGTTGAAACTACCATAATTGGAAAGAGTAAAGTTGTCTGCTTTAATGCAAAAAGCTCTTCGTTCGACATGGCATACGACACCTGTAAAACGATGCAATGTATTAGCGAAGCAAGTAGAGAACATCGtctaaagaagagactATTAGGAAGGATGAATGAAAGGCTTGAGAATTTTCACTGCCGTATATTTTTTAAAGATCTCGGAGACCTCGAAGACCTCGAAGACCTCGAAGACCTCGAAGACCCCGAAGACCTTGAAGAACCGTCCTTTGAGTCTTTGTGCCTTACATGCTTTCTAGAATACTGAGGTTTTGTTTGGGTAATCACAGATACACGATGACTGAGAAAACTAAGGGAAGATCGTTATCACCTGGCTCTATAGAGTCACCAGCGAAAATGCGGAAATCGTCTAGAGGACAGTCACCTCAGGTTGACAGTCATGGTTTTAGGCGAAGCCAGGTGTCCGTTGACGCTGAAAAAATGTCGGCATATGAAAGAATGGGTGGAGATGGTAACCGATTGAACATGGACGGATTCCCCAAGAATAAAACCATAAAACAGGAGGACGATGATACTGACTACATTATTGATGGAAGTCTAAGAAGGGTAGAACCTTATTACTTCACTTATATGACTCATTGCAAAGAGAGGTGGAGAAATAAGAACATTTTAGATGTGTTCAGTTCTGAGTTTCGACTTTTCTCCAGATCTTACTATGAAGATACTATCAAGGATGGCCGTGTCTCCATTAACAATGAAGTGGCCAACATAGATAGTATTATTAGAAACGGCGACTTGATCACCCACCGTATGCATCGACATGAACCTGCGGTAACTTCTGATCCGATAAAAATTGTCCACGAGGATGTGGACTACGTTGTTATCGACAAACCCTCGGGAATTCCCGTTCATCCAACAGGTAGATACAGACATAACTGTGTGACGTTTGTtttagagaaagaaatgggCATTAGAGCACATCCTTGTAACCGCTTGGACAGATTGACCAGTGGCCTTATGCTTTTAGGTAAGAACGGTAAGGCGGCAGATAAGATTTCacagaagttgaagcagaGACAGGTTACTAAACAGTATGTGGCAAAAGTTGTAGGTGAGTTTCCATCTGATAATAAAGGTATTGTAGTTGATGAGCCTATTCTGACAGCTGATCCACGACTAGCATTCAATATAatagataaagagaagggTAAAGCTGCCAAGACTTTCTTCAAACGACTTTCATTCAACGGAAAGACGAGTCTTGTGCTATGCAAGCCACTTACAGGAAGAACCCATCAAATAAGGGTTCATCTCCAATATCTGGGATATCCTATAGTGAACGATCCTATCTATTCGAGTCCGAGAATTTGGGGGGACAACTTAGGTAGGGGAGGAGACTTTaatttgaaagaggttCGATCCAAGCTTGCTCAAGTTGGAAAGACAATGGCTTCATCCAGCTGGCTGTATCCAGCATcagatggagaagttttgagtgaaaagaaatgtgAGATTTGTCACGGTGAACTTTATACAGATCCCGGTCCAAATGATTTAGACTTGTATCTCCATGCATTCAAGTACTGCTCAAAGACTGGTGGTTATCAGGTCGAGGAGAAATTCAGAGTCAAAAATCTTAGTTCTGAAGTATCTCGGGAATCTACGGTCTCTACGGGATCTCCAGAATCAACGGTCTCCACGGGATCTACAGGATCCATAGGATCCATCGGTTTTACAGAACCTTGGAGCTATCAAACAGAGCTTCCCGACTGGGCCTTAGAAGAACCACGTAAATACATGGCTTTGGCTTTGGATGAGGCAAAGAAGTGTGAACCTACGACGACAGCATTTTGCGTGGGTGCCGTTCTAGTTAACGGAGGTGAAGTTCTCTCCACTGGATACTCaagagaacttgaaggaaatACGCACGCAGAACAGAATGCATTAGACAAGTATTTCCTCAAGACGGGTAAGCGAGACGTTCCACCGGGTACAGAACTATATACTACGATGGAACCTTGCAGTAAGAGATTAAGCGGAAATTTGCCATGCTTGAACCGGATCTTAGAGTTGAAGGATCATATTACTACATGTTACGTTGGAGTTATGGAGCCATCAACGTTTGTTATTAAGAATGTGTCATATGAGGATCTTACAAAAAACGGTATTAGTTATATAAAGGTGAGTGGATTCGAGGAAGAGGCACTGAAGGTGGCCAAGAGGGGTCATTTAGAGTGAGTAGGGGGTGAGTGAGTCGTTAAAGGGAGTTTTTAGAGAGGTCGTTTAAAGTCAGTCCTTAGAGCGAGCCCTAGAGTGAGCCTTAGAGCGAGCCTTAGAGTGAGCCTTAGTGTTCGCGGTTTACTATGAAAATCATGGAAATGATCGAAAGTGGCTCTTTTatacttctcttcttattaATGCTCTTTGCTATAAGTAGTGTTATTTTCCTCCTAACAGCTTGGAGTGCGTACCAACTGATGAGTAGCGATTCATCTTCCGAGAATTTGCAGGCTTGTCGATTATGCCACTCTATTGTATACCAGTTTCTTAACAGTAGTTTTGATGAGACTCTGAGTCAGATGGACGTGGACAAAAACGATACGATTCCGTCTTACTACACACCGGAATTGCATAAAGAGACGCAGACAATGGTGAGAAATACCCTGAAAATTTATGAGGATGTGTTGAATGACTACTCTATGGAAGAACTCTCCATTAGTTACAACGGAGGAAAAGACTGCCTAGTAATGCTAGTGATTTATTTGGCAGCCATATACGAGAAGACGAGAGAAGGAAGCCTTATTAACTCAGTTTATATCAACAACGAAGAGGCATTTGAAGAACAGGACAAGTTTCTTGATAATACAGTGAAATACTATGGACTTGACTTTATTCCAATAAGAAGCGAGATGAAAGAGGGATTTGAGAGATATCTTGAGATGAAGAGTCAGATCAAGGCGATTATAGTTGGAATTCGAAGAATCGACCCTTATGGAGAGAAGCTGAACATTTCACAAAGAACAGACAACGGCTGGCCGGACTTTGTTAGAATTCATCCGGTTCTAGAGTGGAAGACAAGTGAAGTATGGTACTTTTTGAAAGCGACGAGGACGGAGTACTGCGAGTTGTATGACAAGGGTTATACGTCTTTGGGAGGAAGGAATAGTACAATTCAGAATCCCTTACTCAAGCAGAAGGATGGGAAGTATCTTGCAGCTTATATgttggatgatgatagaaATGAGAGGTTGAGTAGGGTGAAGAGGAGGGAGGAGAAGCTATAAAGTAGAACGACGAACAAGCATAAACCAAACTACACCTTTACTTCGTCTATTACCTCAGATACTCATACTACTAACTTCAATTATCTATATACACGTAAGACAACGTCGCAGACGCAAGCTCCAAAGCCAGATCACTTCAAAAAcccttctttcttcctaTAAATCGTATCGACTCTTCTCGTATCATAGTTCATCCTACTAATCACTATGGCATGCTTGGTCTTGTCGTCTCCCAACAATTCCTCAGATTCTGGCAAAACAGGCTTCAAAAACCTTCTCTTAAGGTGAATCTGCTCGCTCAAGCTGAAACATGAATCGTCAATCAACTCCATGGCCTTCTCTCTAACTCTCTTATCAACTGGCTTGTTTGCATCCGGAATCAAAGTCTTCAACTGTTCAATatcctgcttcttcctctcttctctttgctGTGCATCCAAGTACTTACACAACTGGAACCGTGCATCCAACATCACTTTGTCGTCAActttcttggccaattccGCATACTCCTGCTTCCTACTCTCCAATTCTGCCTCACTTATCTCCTTTCGTGCCCTACAGCTCAAATCCGTTTCATAGTTGTAGTTGTAAGTGGCATAAAATCGACCATCTTCAAGACTCTTTCCTCCCCTCATAAATCCATCTATAGCGTTCATTCTTTGAGCTGCAATCGCAAGTTCTTCCGTGCTTAAATCTCCAACAAACTTCGGCAAATCATTCTGAAACTTGGCCACTTTTCCTGCTCTTTTCTGGTCTCTAGCCTGCTTTTCCTTCATAATATCAGGCATAATAAGCTGCTCTTTACGACTCATATACTCCTCTTCTCTCTGTGATGCCACAGTATTCTTAATAACCCTTCTTCCAAGTCTTCTATGTGTCGCAGCAAAGTGCTCATACGGTAATCTGTCCTCCTTGCCTAATACAATGCCTATGAACTTCCTCTTGGGATGGAACGGATCTAAATAGTATCGAACATAACCCGGCTCTAATGCAAATAATGTATGGTCTTTACCAATACCAACGTTAGTACCTGGATACCAATTGGTACCTCTTTGTCTCATAATAATCTGACCTCTTTTCACCTCTTGTCCTTCGTGCTTCTTGGGTCCAAGTCTCTTACCTGCAGAGTCTTGCATATGGGTCTTGGAACCTCCTGCTTTCTTATGGGCCTCTCTCACAAAACTAAGTCGAAACTGCCTGGTAAAACGTCCAAAGGCAGACGCTTTAAATGAATTGAACATGGTACCTGCAGACTAGCAACTATTACAAAAAAGGATCAACTTAAACAAGAGCCTTCTAAACAAAAACCCGCTGAATCAGAGCCCTCTGAGATTAAGCGGTTTTTGCTTCccttgaaaaattttagaTTGTAGAGCCCCTAATTATCGTCTTACAAAACGTCGATCGTCGTTTATTGAGCCTTAAACTTTTGCGGTGTTCATCGATAACTAACTAAATGCTTGACTGTTCACTTCTTGTTGAATCCAGTAACCATGGAAAACTCGTGGGACGTCGTTGTAAGTGCACTTCAAGACTCTTGTAATGCCAACGAGGCAATGAGCCTAGATAATCTAAGCGATCCTCAACTTGACACCACTAAGGATAGCCAGGCGGTAGAGGTGGATAAGGTACTAAAACACCGGGACAATTTGGAGAAGACTAGGCGTATAATAGAAACGGCCGTGACTAATATTAACGGGCTCATAGAGATTGCCAGGTCGGGTCGAACGGGGGGTCCGATTGGGGGCCCCATTTGACTTGCAAATGGCGTTTCAACCGGGGGCCACGGGGAGGAACGTGCGACTTTTCCTACCGGGGAAGCCCCTGAGGGCGTGGCGGCTGTCGAATCCACGGAATCCGGGGAAGTCTTGGGGATCACCGGGGCAGATGAGATTGGTGGTTCACGCGGTGCCCGTGGGGACTCCGTGGTGGATGGGATCATCAGAGCTTCTGGGGAAAACGAGACTACACAAACCAGCAACCGTGAGGATACCAAGGAAAGTACAGAACCTGTGGTAGAAAGAGTGGCAGAAACCTCAAAGGGCCCAGATATCGAGGATAGCACATCAGAAGTGCCGTTAAGATCAGCCGTAACTGCCCCATCCCCCGTGATCCCTGCTGGACCGAAAGGTAAAGGTAAAGGTAAAGGTAAGGGAAAGGGCAAGGGTCCAGTCAGCGGACAACCACGCGGACCCGGTGGAACGAGCGGGCCCGATAGCGCTGGAAAGGGTCCTAGTAGCGCCAAAAAAATCGGTCGCTCCTACTACGAATCGGCCTACAACCCCAACGAACCAATTTTTGTGGGCTCTGAGGTGGCATTCAAGCCGCGACAGAAGAACAGCGAGTGGATACAATGCGAAGTCACCCGCGTTAATAGCGAGATTAAGTTTGAAGTGAAGGACCCAGAGccagatgaagataatccACGGGGACAGACATTCAGAGCTGGCTGGAAAGATGTGATATTAATTCCCGAGGACAGCCAGAGACTCCGAAATTATCCGATCGGTTCCAGGGTGTTGGCTCGTTACCCAGAGACTACTACATTTTACCCGGCCGAGGTGATAGGCTTCAAAAGAGATGGTCGGTGCCGTTTGAGATTTGAGggagaggaagaagttggcaAAGAGACTTTggtaaagagaagattggTGCTCCCGTATGCGAAGTGAATACTGTATAATAATAGAGCGCAACTACATTTACATCTAATTAGATCTGCCATTCATTCATTATCATATTAGACCAAAAACGAAATACTCATTTTATCGTCCTGAGATGTGGTTGCCGTAGTGGCCGAGGTCGTCGAGGACCCCGTAGAGTTATTTGATCCAGTAGACACGCTAAACGCATTGGAAGCGGCATCCTTTGTATTGCCTCCTAAATCTTTCGCGCCCGTTGCACCCGCCGCAGCCGTCACGCCCATTGATCCCACCGGGTGGAGactaaaattttttttaaatATATCCTTTCTCAACTGAGGAGCCTGAGCCATCGGCTGCTCCGCTAAACTAAGAGGTGGCAAAGTTGTAATGCttggttgttgttgctgtaATCTTGGTGAAAAAGCTCCCAGGGATGCCCCCAGAGATGCAGATGACACGGAAAGCCGTGGAGCAAAACTTGGCGATCGGAACTGCCCCGTGGTGGAGGGTGGCTCAGCTGATTGCACGGCAGCGAGCATCGACGATCGTCGCGATGTGATAGAGTCGCCCTCGCTG
This region of Brettanomyces nanus chromosome 2, complete sequence genomic DNA includes:
- the ARO3 gene encoding 3-deoxy-7-phosphoheptulonate synthase, with the protein product MQSSSHMFMENPHVGDRSRVEDWRITGYNPLTPPDLLQSQYPLNPKCEKTILEGREKACDIINGKDDRLLIIVGPCSLHDPVAAVDYCNRLSKLSESLKKDLHIVMRAYLEKPRTTVGWKGLINDPDIDGTFKINKGLRISRELFVKLTEKLPIAGEMLDTISPQFLSDCFSVGAIGARTTESQLHRELASGLSFPVGFKNGTDGTLSVAIDAIRAAAHPHHFLSVTKPGVVAIVATEGNKDTFVILRGGKHGTNYDEENVKLAQAALEKAKTVKPGEARIMVDCSHGNSQKNHKNQPIVAAEVGRQVSNGSTHICGLMIESNIVEGRQDVPEEGGSDKLKYGCSITDACISWEDTIKVLNKLAESVRSRRKVVAATK
- a CDS encoding uncharacterized protein (BUSCO:EOG093415FK), with the translated sequence MFSTCFANTLHRFTGVVCHVERRAFCIKADNFTLSNYGSFNPQLGATLHQLDSLAPRFEIKSSQIEILDHPDDFYTTLKNKIRAAQSRVFLSSLYIGNHQNELVACIADAMQKTPKLQVKILLDCLRSTRDSPDDSTASLLAPLVSRFGDRIDVRLYHTPKLHGLLKMLIPKRFNEGFGLQHMKIYGFDDQVMLSGANLSQDYFTNRQDRYYIFSSKPMSDYYLGVQDAVSSLSYQLLPADNKQKYLLRWNSSNKASEPLLNVERYIKDCNRVLNPVLKSHCGSTLLELHETAPDTVVYAVSSFTPLLEPDFSTEKPAILRILSFLDDKSASFTFTAGYFNMHRDILDRICHSQASGNIITAAPEANSFYKSKGVSRYVPPAYLYNAKKFLEKVTKAGRGDKVRLLEWQNGIIHQPNGWSYHAKGIWINLPGESEPSITVIGSSNYTKRAYSLDLEINAIVITKDSELKAKMKKEVDHLCKHTSVMTLKDFQRHDRHISPGVKVAATVLGNML
- a CDS encoding uncharacterized protein (BUSCO:EOG09342LDX) — protein: MFNSFKASAFGRFTRQFRLSFVREAHKKAGGSKTHMQDSAGKRLGPKKHEGQEVKRGQIIMRQRGTNWYPGTNVGIGKDHTLFALEPGYVRYYLDPFHPKRKFIGIVLGKEDRLPYEHFAATHRRLGRRVIKNTVASQREEEYMSRKEQLIMPDIMKEKQARDQKRAGKVAKFQNDLPKFVGDLSTEELAIAAQRMNAIDGFMRGGKSLEDGRFYATYNYNYETDLSCRARKEISEAELESRKQEYAELAKKVDDKVMLDARFQLCKYLDAQQREERKKQDIEQLKTLIPDANKPVDKRVREKAMELIDDSCFSLSEQIHLKRRFLKPVLPESEELLGDDKTKHAIVISRMNYDTRRVDTIYRKKEGFLK
- a CDS encoding uncharacterized protein (BUSCO:EOG09341RSZ), which gives rise to MTEKTKGRSLSPGSIESPAKMRKSSRGQSPQVDSHGFRRSQVSVDAEKMSAYERMGGDGNRLNMDGFPKNKTIKQEDDDTDYIIDGSLRRVEPYYFTYMTHCKERWRNKNILDVFSSEFRLFSRSYYEDTIKDGRVSINNEVANIDSIIRNGDLITHRMHRHEPAVTSDPIKIVHEDVDYVVIDKPSGIPVHPTGRYRHNCVTFVLEKEMGIRAHPCNRLDRLTSGLMLLGKNGKAADKISQKLKQRQVTKQYVAKVVGEFPSDNKGIVVDEPILTADPRLAFNIIDKEKGKAAKTFFKRLSFNGKTSLVLCKPLTGRTHQIRVHLQYLGYPIVNDPIYSSPRIWGDNLGRGGDFNLKEVRSKLAQVGKTMASSSWLYPASDGEVLSEKKCEICHGELYTDPGPNDLDLYLHAFKYCSKTGGYQVEEKFRVKNLSSEVSRESTVSTGSPESTVSTGSTGSIGSIGFTEPWSYQTELPDWALEEPRKYMALALDEAKKCEPTTTAFCVGAVLVNGGEVLSTGYSRELEGNTHAEQNALDKYFLKTGKRDVPPGTELYTTMEPCSKRLSGNLPCLNRILELKDHITTCYVGVMEPSTFVIKNVSYEDLTKNGISYIKVSGFEEEALKVAKRGHLE